Sequence from the Pirellulales bacterium genome:
AGAGCCTCCCAACGACGTCGCGTCTTCCGAGCCGCCCCGTGAAACCGTGCCGCCCGACGCCGGCGAAAAACCGTTCGGCCAGACGTAGGTCGCCAGTAGATGTAGGGTGGGACCAACGAGCTTGCGAGCGCTGGCCCACCGTAATCGACGTCGCAATCGGTGGGCAGGCGCTCGCAAGCTCGCTGGTCCCACCCTACAGCGACTCCGCTACGCGGCTTTTCGGGCAATCAGCCGCGAGAGGTCGTCCACCCAACATTCGATCCAGATCGCCTGGTTGGCGTTTCGGTCGATGTGGGCCAGCGCGTCAAAACATCGCTCGACGCAGGCCACCGCGTCTTCTCCGCCAGCCGGCCAATTCATGGCCGCGATTTCGACCGCCTTCGCCAGCTCGGCGTCGCCGGTCGGGGAAACGCCGGTCAAGCGCCGCACGAGCTGCCGGTAAAACTCGGCCGCGAACGTCACGATCTGCCGGGCACGCGCTCGCCGCAACGGCGCTTCTTTGCCCGCCTCGTCGACAAAGGCCAGCACGGCCTTGGCCAGCCGCACGCTGTCAAACCGTGCCTCGGCCAACCGGCTGACTAACTCGCCACGGAACTTCCACAACTCGGCGCCGGCCAGCTCGCGCGCTCGTGCCAAGCTCCCTTCGCTATAGGTCGCCAGCCGCTGCGCCTCCTCGTGATTGGCGGCTATGCCTTGCGACAACAACAGCGAAGCCACGACGTCGCGGGCCAGCGGAGCGAAGCGGATGATTTGCGATCGCGAGCGGATGGTCGGCAACTGCCGGTCGACGCTGCTCGAGACCAGAATGATCACCGACCGCGGCGGAGGCTCTTCCAGCGTTTTGAGCAGGCAATTCGCCCCTTCCTCGTTGAGATAGTCGGCGTCGTCGATGATGGCCACCCGTCGCCCGCCCATGAACGGCTTGAGCGAAATGTCGTGGCACAGCCCCTCGCGCATCCGCCGGTCGCCGCTGCCGATCAGAAGCTGAACCGGGATTTCGCTTTTCTCGTCCGGCTTGGCCACGACGATCAAATCGGGATGCGTCCCGGCCTGCACCTGCTGGCAACTCGCGCAGTGGCCGCACGGTTCGAGTCGTTCGGGCGGATTGGTCTGGCACAACAGCGTCTGGGCCAGCTTGTGGGCGAAGGCGTGCTTGCCGACGCCGTTTGGCCCCACGAACAAATAGGTGCTGGCCAGCCGCCCGCGGCCCAGCGTGCGGCGGAACTGTTCCACAACGTCGTCATGTCCTTCGATGCCTTGCCAACTCATGCCCCCAAGATAAGGCCAGCGGGCCGAAGGCGGAAGATGCTCGCCCGCTCACTTCAGAAAATCACCCGGAACGGTCAGGCCGTCGCCGCGGGTCCCCAGCCGTTGAAAGATCAAACCTTCGCTCGTGTAACCGTTTGGGCCGTCCGCGGCGATGGTCTGGATGAAGTGGACGGAGCCGTCGGCGAAGACGAAGTTCGAGCCTGCCGGGTGCATGCTCGAAAAGTCGTCGAGGCCGGCGCCGTCGTTGCCGTCGAATGCGGCGTTGTTCAAGTGGGCGTGCGCAAGAGTCAGTCCGGAAGCTTGCAAGTACGTACCCGCCACGACGGGCTGGCAGGTGTTGTACTTGCCTCGCACGACCGCGGCGTTGTTCATCGCCCCGGCCCAAATGCCTTGGGAAATTCCGAAGGCTCTATCACCGGCCAGGATCGTGAAGGTCGTTCCATCGAGGATCTCAGCGAACCGCGTTCCGCTGTTGCGGTAGAAGAGGCCGTCGCCGGTCGCCGCGAAAACTTCGAAGGCATCGCTGCCGGTGCAAGCAGCGTAGCTCGCCGGCGCCGCCAGCGCCACCGTGCTGCCCGACGCATTGGGCAGGGCGTACGGCGTGTCGGGTACGATGTCCGAAGGACAGAGGTACGGGGCGACCCAGGTTTGAACCGCACGGGCGTTCGCGGGGTGCTGGACGGGGAGGCTGAAGTTGGCCGACTGAGAGACCGCGTTTTGCTCCATATTCGGCAGCAGGAACGCGGCCCAGCCCCAGCCGGGCGTGGTGTCGGTTTCTCCGTCGACATACGGGCCGGCGGCGAGGTAGCCGGGCGGCAAGCGACGCATCGCATCGTGGTAGTTCTGAAAAGCGATGCCCATCTGCTTCAAATTGTTCACGCACTGCGTCCGCCGCGCGCTTTCGCGTGCCGCCTGCACGGCCGGCAGCAGAAGCCCGATCAAAATGCCGACGATCGCAATCACCACCAACAGTTCGACCAGCGTAAAACCTTTCCGCGTCGGCATTGGCCTGCTCTCCTCCCATCGAATTTCGTTCCGGATGGCCGTCCCTATGCACGCCGTGCGCCGAAGTCGGCGGTGCAATTGGGATCCGCGGAAATCACGGCAGATTTGAGCGCAATCGAGCCGCCCGCCATGATGCCCCCCTGCGACATGGCGATTCTTTCGCCACTCGCGGCGAAAAAATCGCCGGCAGGACGGGCCGCCGATTTTGAAACGGTGGAAGATGCGAAGAAACAGGCACTCGAGCGCAGCGGCGGTATCGCGCACGCGCGTGGGAAATCCGTTTGCACGGGCCACCCCACTGGTGTAGGATCACCGGAAACGAGCAGGCTCGTTGCCTGTGCCGTTGCGTGCCGTTCGCCTTCAGTAGCAGGCACAGTCCCTGTGCCGTTCGCCCGGTAAGTGCCGCATGAAGTGGGGATTTCGCAAGCCGTCGCTTCGCAAGCGGATTGCCGCGCGAACGAGTTGGAAGCGTTACGTGCGGCAGCAACAGCCCTTATCGGGCACAGGCGGTGGTGCAGTACACCTTGCAAGACCTGGCGAGCCAGGGGCACTGCGGCTATCCCGAACCGGGCGTGGTAGAACACGCGCGACGAAGAGCATGAGGAAGGGACTGCCGGACTGGCGCGAGATGGAGTGACCGGATGCTGCGCGGGGGCGACTGCTGGACAAGTAGCTACCTGACTTGCACGCGAACGTTGCCTCATGCGTGATGGGAAGGAAGACCTCAGGAACGACGACGACAAGACGCTCCTGATCGAACTCGGCAAAGCTCAAATTGACGGGATGTTTGCTCGTCAGGATAAGGGGCCCGCTATCGATGATTCGGAGTTCCTGCCACTGGTTGAGATCGTGTTGACGGCATTCGAGACGACGCAGGCCGACAATGCCATTGCCGACGAGCTTTGGGAATACGCTCTTGCCCTGTACGACCGAATGTGCAAGGAAGCCGAACCGACTTCGACCACCGCAGAAAACCGAAAACTGATGCAGAGCTATCTCCTGGGAAAGCGTCGAGGCAAACGACAAAGACGGTGAACCGACATATTCCAGCTTGCGATTCTGACCGGCCCAGAAAGGAGCTACCAAGGGCACGGAAAAACTCGCCGGTAAAGCTGCACCAGCTTGCCGAGAAGGGCGACGTGCGACTATACACCCTGGAAGTCTTCTTGATGGGTGGCCCGATCAGCGAGAAGTTCGCCAAGAAGAATCCGGTGATCTCGCGGACCATCCAGATTCGTGGCGACCAGACCCTCGAAGACCTGCACCACGCCATCTTCGACGCCTTTGACCGCTTTGACGAACACATGTACGAGTTTCAATTCGGCAAGGGGCCGATGGACCGCAAGGCACCGAGGTACGTGCTGCCCAATGCCGACGACCTGGACATGGGCGATGGTAAGCGGCCCGCTGGGCGGGTTGAGCACGACGCCCGCGAACTTGCGCTCGCGGTACAGTCCATCTGCCGCGGCGGCCCGCAATCACCTGGTGCCGCCGCAGTCAGGCACAGCCTCTGGTTTGGCAATGTCGAGCATTTAATCCCTCTTGGCCGACAGTTGGAAAGAACTAGCCCCGCAAGGCCATTAGACCGCGCCGGGACGGCTGGGGCAACGTCTCGCGCCGGTTCCTGTGTCATGGGGCGCCTAAAACCGGCCACGTAAGGGCGCGTTAAACCGGCCACTTACGAGGAGCGAAAGTTCGTCGTCTAGCCCTCATTCCAGTTTTCTGGGAACCGCTTTAGCAAAGCGGCGCGGCAAGCCGTATCCGCCTACCTTCCGTTTAATCGAGTGGACTCAGCGGGAATCGAACCCGCCCTGTCATCTGGGAACTGGGCCAGCCTGCCGGACTGGCGTCTTCCCTTTAGACGATGAGCCCATTGCGTTTTCAGTGGACCGCCGCGGAATCGAACCGCCCAGGTTTCCAGGATTACGGGCCGGCTTGCGGAGCCGGCGTCGTCCCGTTGGACCAGCAGCCCATGTTGTCGAGTGGACCTGATGGGGGTCGAACCCATCGCACCGACGTTGCAAAGGTCAGTCGCCTCCAGGGACATGCGGATGGAATCGAACCATCGTTTCCTGGACGTCAACCAAGCGTCGTCGCCGTTGGACCACGGGATCATCGTTCAAGTAGCCGAGGTGGGAGTCGAACCCACAAATTCACGAGGCTCTCGA
This genomic interval carries:
- a CDS encoding DUF1559 domain-containing protein; its protein translation is MPTRKGFTLVELLVVIAIVGILIGLLLPAVQAARESARRTQCVNNLKQMGIAFQNYHDAMRRLPPGYLAAGPYVDGETDTTPGWGWAAFLLPNMEQNAVSQSANFSLPVQHPANARAVQTWVAPYLCPSDIVPDTPYALPNASGSTVALAAPASYAACTGSDAFEVFAATGDGLFYRNSGTRFAEILDGTTFTILAGDRAFGISQGIWAGAMNNAAVVRGKYNTCQPVVAGTYLQASGLTLAHAHLNNAAFDGNDGAGLDDFSSMHPAGSNFVFADGSVHFIQTIAADGPNGYTSEGLIFQRLGTRGDGLTVPGDFLK
- the holB gene encoding DNA polymerase III subunit delta' — encoded protein: MSWQGIEGHDDVVEQFRRTLGRGRLASTYLFVGPNGVGKHAFAHKLAQTLLCQTNPPERLEPCGHCASCQQVQAGTHPDLIVVAKPDEKSEIPVQLLIGSGDRRMREGLCHDISLKPFMGGRRVAIIDDADYLNEEGANCLLKTLEEPPPRSVIILVSSSVDRQLPTIRSRSQIIRFAPLARDVVASLLLSQGIAANHEEAQRLATYSEGSLARARELAGAELWKFRGELVSRLAEARFDSVRLAKAVLAFVDEAGKEAPLRRARARQIVTFAAEFYRQLVRRLTGVSPTGDAELAKAVEIAAMNWPAGGEDAVACVERCFDALAHIDRNANQAIWIECWVDDLSRLIARKAA